A stretch of Synechococcus sp. WH 8020 DNA encodes these proteins:
- the crtD gene encoding C-3',4' desaturase CrtD produces MQKRDDVIVVGGGIAGLTAAALLARDGVSVTLLEAHSQPGGCAGTFRRGDYTFDVGATQVAGLEPGGSHARIFQHLDLPLPEAELLDPGCVVDLADGTTPVRLWHAPLRWQQERQQQFPGSERFWQLCSFLHRSNWRFAASDPVLPIRNGWDFQQTLAAINPGNLLSAPLSLCTVTDLLTLTGCGSDQRLRRFLDLQLRLYSQQPADQTAALYGATVLQMTQAPLGLWHLHGSMQVLSELLASGLKRDGGSLLLGHRVQQLQHNADGSGWQLRVEGPGRKEQIFRADDVICSLPPQCLPELMAPEGSADQNPMPAPYRQHLRELEAPSGALVFYGAIDRDSLPDDCPGHCQRDASDPGSVFISISREGDGRAPKGQATVIASVFTTPKGWFSGSEPEYQSKKKACQAKIRKEVEAALSLSDHTWRHQELATPRGFLRWTGRPNGIVGGLGQSPSRFGPFGLASRTPMPGLWLCGDSIHPGEGTAGVTLSALMACRQLLAQRGQTLQLHS; encoded by the coding sequence ATGCAAAAACGCGACGACGTAATCGTGGTCGGCGGGGGCATCGCTGGACTCACTGCAGCGGCCCTGCTGGCACGCGACGGTGTTTCAGTCACTCTTTTAGAGGCGCATTCTCAGCCGGGTGGTTGTGCAGGGACCTTCCGTCGCGGTGATTACACCTTTGATGTCGGAGCCACCCAAGTGGCAGGCCTCGAGCCTGGTGGCAGCCACGCCCGCATCTTTCAACATCTAGATCTGCCCTTACCTGAGGCCGAGCTGCTTGATCCAGGCTGCGTGGTCGACCTGGCCGATGGAACCACCCCAGTGCGCCTTTGGCACGCCCCCCTGCGCTGGCAGCAGGAACGACAACAGCAATTTCCAGGCAGCGAAAGGTTCTGGCAGCTCTGCAGTTTTCTGCACCGAAGCAATTGGCGATTTGCGGCTTCCGACCCTGTTTTACCGATTCGCAATGGCTGGGATTTCCAGCAAACGCTTGCTGCGATCAATCCAGGAAATCTGCTCAGCGCCCCTCTAAGTCTCTGCACAGTCACAGACCTTTTAACCCTGACTGGCTGCGGCAGTGATCAACGCCTGCGTCGCTTTCTCGATCTACAGCTCAGGCTCTACTCCCAACAACCCGCCGATCAAACCGCAGCGCTTTATGGAGCGACGGTGTTGCAAATGACCCAAGCCCCTCTTGGCCTCTGGCATCTTCATGGATCGATGCAGGTGCTGAGTGAACTGCTGGCGTCTGGGTTGAAGCGCGATGGAGGAAGCCTGCTTCTTGGTCACCGCGTGCAGCAGCTGCAACACAACGCCGATGGTTCGGGCTGGCAACTGCGCGTTGAAGGACCAGGCCGAAAGGAGCAGATCTTTCGAGCTGACGATGTCATCTGCTCGCTCCCTCCTCAGTGCCTCCCTGAACTCATGGCTCCTGAAGGCAGCGCTGACCAGAACCCCATGCCGGCGCCCTATCGCCAACATCTCAGGGAGCTCGAGGCTCCCAGTGGGGCCCTGGTGTTCTATGGCGCCATCGACAGGGACTCTCTACCGGACGATTGTCCAGGCCATTGCCAACGGGATGCAAGCGATCCTGGCTCAGTGTTTATCTCGATCAGCCGTGAGGGAGATGGCAGGGCGCCGAAAGGGCAAGCCACAGTGATTGCCAGTGTGTTTACAACCCCTAAGGGTTGGTTCTCAGGCTCAGAACCCGAGTACCAAAGCAAAAAGAAAGCCTGTCAAGCCAAAATTCGCAAGGAAGTAGAAGCCGCCTTGAGCTTGTCTGACCACACCTGGCGACATCAGGAGTTAGCAACACCACGGGGCTTTCTCCGCTGGACCGGACGGCCCAATGGCATTGTCGGCGGTTTGGGGCAATCTCCCAGTCGTTTCGGCCCCTTTGGGCTGGCGAGCCGCACGCCCATGCCTGGGCTCTGGCTCTGTGGAGATTCCATTCATCCAGGTGAGGGAACAGCTGGCGTCACTCTGTCTGCCCTCATGGCCTGCAGACAGTTGCTAGCGCAACGCGGCCAAACCCTTCAGCTGCACAGTTGA
- a CDS encoding prephenate/arogenate dehydrogenase: MDQGQGPQPWSIDRVGVVGMGLIGGSIALDLTQQGVEVHGLVHREVTAQRARSRGLASLISTDPSCLQDCDLVILALPLESLLTPAESLLKALPEQAVVTDVGSVKAEVLAVWRDLHPRFVGSHPMAGTAQAGVDAGLTGLFRDRPWVSTPESTTDSSALEVIHQLAVRLGSHWLTADAARHDQAVALISHLPVIVSAALLRAVGEERDPAVLDLARTLASSGFADTSRVGGGNPALGTAMASRNTQAVLRSLAAYRWSLEQLEEAILEGHWAQLEQELEKTQLLRPQFLSD, translated from the coding sequence ATGGATCAGGGGCAAGGGCCGCAGCCGTGGTCGATCGATCGTGTTGGCGTGGTGGGCATGGGGTTGATCGGCGGTTCGATTGCTCTTGACCTCACCCAGCAAGGGGTTGAGGTGCATGGCCTGGTTCACCGTGAAGTCACCGCCCAAAGAGCCCGTAGTAGAGGGCTTGCTTCATTGATCAGTACGGATCCCAGCTGTCTTCAAGATTGTGATCTGGTTATCCTTGCCCTCCCATTGGAGTCATTGCTGACGCCAGCAGAGAGCCTGCTGAAGGCCCTTCCTGAGCAGGCGGTGGTCACTGACGTGGGCTCGGTTAAGGCAGAGGTTCTGGCGGTTTGGCGCGATCTTCATCCGCGTTTTGTGGGGAGTCATCCCATGGCGGGAACGGCTCAGGCAGGGGTTGATGCCGGCCTGACGGGACTTTTTCGTGACCGTCCCTGGGTGTCGACACCTGAGTCGACGACGGATTCTTCAGCGCTTGAAGTGATTCATCAACTGGCCGTGCGTCTCGGGAGCCATTGGCTGACAGCTGATGCGGCCCGTCATGATCAGGCTGTGGCGCTGATCTCCCATCTGCCCGTCATCGTCAGTGCTGCCCTGTTGCGAGCGGTAGGGGAAGAGCGTGATCCTGCCGTGCTCGATCTCGCGAGGACTTTGGCATCGAGTGGCTTTGCCGACACCAGCCGTGTGGGGGGCGGCAACCCGGCTCTCGGGACTGCAATGGCGTCACGCAACACGCAAGCGGTGCTCCGCTCATTAGCAGCGTATCGCTGGAGTTTGGAGCAGCTCGAGGAAGCGATTCTTGAGGGGCATTGGGCTCAGCTTGAGCAAGAGCTGGAAAAAACGCAGTTGCTACGACCCCAGTTCCTGTCGGATTAG